A single region of the Streptomyces sp. NBC_01381 genome encodes:
- a CDS encoding kinase — protein sequence MPGLAGRSAGSAGIGVGTAFGTFGELLQGVLPEADGDFLVTLPVARWTMATFRPEPGRSAELTVWPPRKTKALQLARTISELAAARTGAPVGGTLTVNSVIPEGKGLASSSADLVATARAVGQALKVDMPPSRIERLLARIEPTDGVLYPAIVAFHHRSVRLRAILGSLPVMTVVGIDEGGSVDTVDFNRIPKPFTLADRHEYARLLDRLAGAVRRRDLAEVGRVATRSAEMNQLLRHKWSLEPMREICREVGGLGVAVGHSGTTLGILLDTRDPSYTQRVSEAARACGELGGGVSVYRTLSFANPAG from the coding sequence CTGCCGGGCCTCGCCGGGCGATCAGCCGGGTCGGCCGGGATCGGAGTCGGCACCGCGTTCGGCACCTTCGGTGAGCTGCTTCAGGGTGTGCTGCCGGAAGCGGACGGGGACTTTCTGGTGACGCTGCCGGTGGCGCGCTGGACGATGGCGACGTTCCGCCCGGAGCCCGGCAGGTCGGCCGAGCTGACGGTCTGGCCGCCCCGCAAGACGAAGGCGCTCCAACTGGCCCGCACCATCAGCGAGTTGGCGGCGGCCCGGACGGGCGCCCCCGTCGGCGGCACCCTCACCGTCAACAGCGTGATCCCGGAGGGCAAGGGCCTGGCCAGTTCATCGGCGGACCTGGTCGCGACGGCGCGGGCGGTGGGTCAGGCACTGAAGGTGGACATGCCGCCGTCCCGCATCGAACGGCTCCTGGCGCGCATCGAGCCGACCGACGGGGTGCTCTACCCGGCGATCGTGGCCTTCCACCACCGCAGCGTGCGGCTGCGCGCGATCCTCGGATCGCTGCCGGTCATGACCGTGGTGGGCATCGACGAGGGCGGCTCGGTCGACACGGTGGACTTCAACCGCATCCCCAAGCCGTTCACCCTGGCGGACCGCCACGAGTACGCCCGCCTCCTCGACCGCCTGGCCGGCGCGGTCCGCCGCCGCGATCTCGCGGAGGTCGGCAGAGTCGCCACGCGCAGCGCCGAGATGAACCAACTCCTGCGCCACAAGTGGTCGTTGGAGCCGATGCGGGAGATCTGCCGGGAGGTCGGCGGCCTGGGCGTGGCCGTCGGTCACAGCGGCACGACACTGGGCATCCTGCTCGACACCAGGGACCCGTCCTACACGCAGCGGGTCAGTGAGGCCGCGCGGGCGTGCGGGGAGCTGGGGGGTGGGGTTTCGGTGTATCGGACGTTGAGCTTCGCGAACCCTGCGGGCTAG
- a CDS encoding ribokinase, whose amino-acid sequence MHAAPHDAHDDAFDAHAAHDDASYDLLVVGSANADLVIGVERRPAPGETVLGSDLATHPGGKGANQSVAAARLGARTALLARVGDDAHGRLLLDSQRAAGADTVGVLVGGAPTGVALITVDPSGDNSIVVSPGANARLAPEDIRAAGSLLAASRVVSTQLEIPVETVTEVVRTLPQGTRFVLNPSPPAPLPAEVLRACDPLVVNEHEARYILGADASSGAPEDWARALLSLGPRSVVITLGAEGALTATPLNSPVRIPSPRVEAVDTTGAGDAFTAALAWRLGQGDDLPTAAEFAARVGASSVTRQGAQASYPTAKEVAPR is encoded by the coding sequence ATGCACGCTGCCCCCCATGATGCCCATGACGACGCCTTTGATGCCCATGCCGCCCATGACGACGCCTCGTACGACCTCCTGGTCGTGGGATCAGCCAACGCCGACCTGGTGATCGGCGTCGAGCGCCGCCCCGCCCCCGGCGAGACGGTGCTCGGCTCCGATCTCGCGACGCACCCCGGCGGCAAGGGCGCCAACCAGTCGGTCGCGGCGGCCCGCCTTGGTGCCCGCACCGCGCTGCTCGCCCGGGTCGGCGACGACGCGCACGGCAGGCTGCTGCTCGACTCGCAGCGCGCGGCGGGCGCGGACACGGTCGGCGTCCTGGTCGGCGGGGCGCCCACCGGCGTCGCGCTGATCACGGTCGACCCGTCGGGCGACAACAGCATCGTGGTGTCGCCGGGCGCGAACGCCCGCCTGGCCCCCGAGGACATCCGCGCGGCGGGCAGCCTGCTCGCCGCGTCGCGGGTCGTCTCGACCCAGCTGGAGATCCCGGTCGAGACGGTCACGGAGGTGGTACGCACCCTGCCGCAGGGCACCCGCTTCGTCCTGAACCCCTCTCCCCCCGCCCCGCTGCCTGCCGAAGTCCTCCGCGCCTGCGATCCGTTGGTGGTGAACGAACACGAGGCGCGCTACATCCTGGGCGCCGACGCGTCCTCCGGCGCTCCGGAGGACTGGGCCCGGGCCCTGCTCTCCCTCGGCCCCCGCTCGGTGGTGATCACCCTGGGCGCGGAGGGCGCCCTGACGGCGACGCCCCTCAACTCCCCTGTCCGCATTCCGAGTCCACGAGTCGAGGCAGTGGACACGACGGGCGCGGGCGACGCGTTCACTGCAGCCCTGGCCTGGCGCCTGGGGCAGGGGGACGACCTCCCGACGGCGGCCGAGTTCGCCGCACGCGTGGGCGCGTCGTCGGTCACCCGGCAGGGCGCGCAGGCGTCGTATCCGACGGCGAAGGAAGTCGCCCCCCGGTGA
- the rbsD gene encoding D-ribose pyranase — protein MKKSGILNRQLAGALAELGHGHTVLICDAGMPIPPGPRVVDLSFRAGVPSFAEVLDGVLAELVTEGGTAATELPEANPPTAHLLTSRVTPLHLVPHEELKHLTSTAHLIIRTGEATPYANVLLRCGVFF, from the coding sequence GTGAAGAAGTCCGGCATCCTCAACCGCCAACTTGCAGGCGCTCTGGCCGAGTTGGGCCACGGCCACACAGTCCTGATCTGCGACGCGGGCATGCCGATCCCACCGGGTCCGCGCGTGGTCGACCTGTCCTTCCGGGCCGGCGTCCCGTCCTTCGCCGAGGTCCTGGACGGCGTACTCGCGGAACTGGTGACGGAGGGCGGCACCGCGGCCACGGAACTGCCCGAGGCGAACCCGCCCACGGCCCACCTCCTGACCAGCCGCGTCACCCCACTCCACCTGGTCCCCCACGAGGAACTGAAGCACCTCACGTCGACCGCCCACCTGATCATCCGCACGGGCGAGGCGACGCCGTACGCGAATGTGCTGCTGCGGTGCGGGGTGTTCTTCTAA